In Anopheles arabiensis isolate DONGOLA chromosome 2, AaraD3, whole genome shotgun sequence, the genomic window CCTCAAGAGTTTGAAGTATGTTAATAACACATCTACCCTTCTCACTAATCGTTACGTGTTCGCTGATTACATCTCTAATACATAGTGGTGCGCCACCgcggtatttttttttcagaacaTTTTACCAATATACTAGGAAAAAGGAAGAGCAGCATTAGAGAATGGGTTTGTTTAAAGATGATGCGCcttctcgtttttttccttctctaaTTTCCTTTTCCTGAACGATGGCTCTCTGCTTCATTTCATGCTTTCGTTTGCGGTTTAATGCGATTATAGGGAGACAAAATTTGAATTGGCTCTACGATTTGAAATACTGGGGGAAGATGGGATTATTAGAAAAtggggacacacacacgcaccggaCATACGTATGTGTTACCGGCCCAAGCACTATCGATCGGTTCTCGTTAGTTCACTTCCACTTTGCAATATCaacaagcagcaacagcagccaacaTAATCTCATTTCCTATACATGCTTCCGGCGTCATAGTATCCGCCAAACCACCATTCCGTTTTCGCGTAAAGCTCACAGGGCTGACAATAAGTTAACGTGTAACGAATACAACTAACGCGTATGATTGTAAATGTGGATGATATGAATGAGTTGTGAGTGCGATAGAAATAAACTTCGAACAAGAAATGCTTGTGACCGTTTTTGAGCCCTCTCACAGGCTCTATACGACCCCAACCCGGGTTTTCCTGGTGTGCAAAACCGGCTTGTGCTAAAATGAGATGAAAAGATGGTGGCGGTGTGCATGGATTAAAGCTTCAAGTAATTACCTACAACGAAATGGACGCCACAGACAGACGATGATTCCCAAGAAAGGATGTACACAAGGACAGGacaaatacacatacatacacaaacacacagagtgAGAACGGGagcgggagtgtgtgtgttttccccgTTGCTCTCCCGACGCGCTTACACAAACACCTGGTACCGGTTGCAGTGCTTGATGCGCATGTAAAGCTTCCGGATGTCCTTGGCCAGTGAGTAGCGCTGATGTTCGTCCTGTTGGCAGCAGTACTGGTACTGCTGGCGGGCACTCAAGCTTCGGCTCAGCTGGCGACTGAGGAAGTTGCTCTCGATCATCAGGCTACCGAGTAATCAGATGTTATCGTCGAAGTTGGCAAAGTTTTTGTCCCACCCGCCTGCACCGGcaccggtggcggtggctCCTCCACCGTGGTGTGCAGCATCGGCACTGTTGCCGGCACCGCTGCCACCAAATGGGTCGCccctgccaccaccaccgccggaggAGGCAAAGAAATCATCATCCTCGAAGGGATCGTCAACCTTTTTGGCAAAAATGTTAATACTGTCCGATTTGCGAATATTATCCTGATTAAatagctgctgttgctgctgctggtgctgctgttgatggtgcCCCGCTTGACTAGAGGTTTTTAATATCTTCTTGTTACTACCGTTATTGCTTGTCGCTGGTGCGGCTGCCGGACCGGGACTGGTGGTGATACGTGCTGCGGACcagccctgctgctgctgctgctgctgaccgtcgtcgggATCCTGCTCCGCATCGGACCGGCCAGCAAAATCGTCCTCGAACATGGTGGTTGCTTCCGCGTCAAACTTCGACACGGTAACATTCTCGTTGAACCGCAGCTTCGACCCACTGCCCACTGCTGCTGTCTGCTcacgatgatgctgatgatgatgatgtgcggGTGGCGGTGTCGCAGACGATGAGGCCGGCGCTTGCTGAGGATAGTCGCCCGTATCGGCATAGCCGGCACCGGAACTGGCATGAGCTTTGTAATGCTGCTGCGGCCGATGATATCCACCGGGCGGCGGCGCATCGTGTGCGTAATGGGCGCGCTCCTTTTCATTGGAGAAATCGCTCGAAAAGCGGTACGACTTCGGCACGTCACTTCTTCCCCCTGCGCCACCGGGACCGCCGCCACCAGTGCCGCCAGTAGGCGGAGAGTTAAAATCACTCTCAAACCCATCGCCACCGGCCGGCGGCCCAGCCGGATCCGCGTACTCCTCAAACTCAAAGTCAAGCGGTGTACGGCCGGCTGGCGCAACGCTGTGCTGCTTTTGGGAGGCGCTTTTCGGAGGCGTTACACTGCCATAGccactgccgccaccgccgccaccactgcCGCCCTCGAAGTACAGGTCCCGGCTATTGCTTTTCTTCATGCGGCGAAGGGCCTCCTCTTCGTACTCGTACCGGGCCATCTTCTTCGCTTCTTGTGCGATCAGTGCATCGTTCAGGCTGCGCCCCTCCTGGCGCGGTGTGGACGATTTGCCATAGTACGCACCGCCCACACCGGGCGGCAGCGGTCCCCCAGGGGGCACCCTCCGGCCGGGCCCATAATACGCCGGACCCTCGTCCAGCGGGTCGTCCAGCAGCGTCAGCTTACCGGCCGGCACCTCATCCTCATCGtcctcatcgtcatcgtcgtctaCGCCAGCGCCAACCCGGCCACCCTCCGGTGCGTCGAAATCGAAGTAATCCTCCTTCGATCGTACCGGGTAACGCATCGTGGCGTAGTTCGTGCGCATCTCCATCTCCTTCCGGTCGGCGCGCGATCGACTCTTCTTGCGAAACCGCCGATCCTTCTCGCCGTCCGAACCGGCCAAGCTGGTGCCACCGACCACGGGGCCCATTCCTCGGCCGCTTCGTCCAGCTGCTTCGTTGTAGCGTCGCTGTTCCTGCTGCTCCGTCGCGCTGGACGGTCGCTTCCACGGCATGGTAGCAGCGGAaccgacaccaccaccaccgcccttCGTCACACCCCACACATCATCatccagcatcatcatcatttgctgttgctgcttcgaaccgccgccaccaccgccgcggCCTATGTTTTGACTAGAGCGATGCAAACTATTACCACCGGCATCACGCAGCCCACCGCCGGACCGGCCACTGCCACCCATCATGCCACCGATCAGATCCCCCTCCGAGTCCTGGTCCAGCTCCTGGTCCAGCCGCGCACTGCCCGCATTGCGCATGCCGCGCCTCAGCGACCGGCTCTTGTCCAGCGACAGGTACCGGTCCCGCTCGCGATACTCCGCCCGACTATCCAGGCTGCCGTAGATGTCCCCGCTCCCGAAGCTGCGCTGCCGCTCCCGACTATCGTAAGATTCGTTGCTCTCCCGGTCGAAGCTTTTGCGCTCGCGCTCGTAAAAGTATTCCCGGGCGGCGCGCGAATCCCGGCTCGGCCGCTCGTACACCACGCCCTCGTCGTAATCGGCCCCCCGTCTGCCACCGTACCCCCCGTCGCCCCCGTACGGGTCGTAATCGTACCGACCGCCGCTGCCACCACGCGACGGCTCCCGCTCGCGGTAGTACTTCCGCTTGTCGTAGCCCTTGCCGTACTCGCGCCGATCGTACGCGGGCGGCAAGCTTTTCGGCTCCCGCTTCTCGTACGGTGGCCCGTACGTGCTGCGCTCGTACGCGTTCCGATCGAACGAGCGTGAACCGCGCTCCCCACGCTCACCGGGCGGAACGCGCACATCCTCGTCCTCCGTCGGGGAGGACCAGGTCGGGCCGGCATGGTGGTCGTGGTACCAGTGCTCGTCCTCAAAGTTGTCCCGGCTGCGCGACCCAACGCCACTCTTCATGCGACGCCGCTGCTGGCCGCGCTCCTTCACCAGCTCCTCGTCGTAATCCTCATCGTTCGAGTTGATACGGCGCGGCGGCATGCGGGGATGGTGGTACCGTTCGCCCGACGTCGGATGGTGATGGCGCATCGAcggatcaccaccaccgccggacgGGTGCATCGAGGAGCGTTTGCGATAGTCCGGACCTTCCTCGTCCCACGGGCTGACGTCCCGGGACGAGGAGGACGTGTGTCCTTTCGAGGGCCACCGGCGGTTGTAGTCGCGCAGGTCCGCCTTCGTCCATTCGTCTTTCGGATCGGAGGAGCAGGGTGAATCGGGACCGTTCTTATCGCCACTTCCTGCAAAGAGGCGGACAAAACGTAATAGTTAGTACTTGACAAGGAGCAACGTAGGAGATGACGTACTTCTTCCACTATCCCCTCGTACGGTATCGTGGCGCATGTCCTGCCTTTTGGAAGGATGGTGGAGCGGCGGTTCTGGTTGATCGAACACGGCCCACGATTCGTTGGCATTGGTAGGAGTCATGCTAGACAGTTTTCCCTCTGTGaagtgtaaaaatacacgttaGTTGATACCTGGAATGCTCTTTCGCAACACCTCAGCAAACATTAACTGGAGAAGGGtaattcagattcatgaatccgaGTGAATCATGAGTCAGAATGAATCATGAAACTAAATGAATTATGAACCTGTATGAATCACGAATCAGAATGAAACATTAATCTGAATGAATCAGGAATCGAATGAATCACGTATCAGAATgaatcatgaatctgaattaataatgaaactgaatgaattataaataaatgcaATGAATCAAGTATCTGAATGAATCATGAATCTAATTGAATCAAGAATCTGAATAAATCAGGAGACAGAATGAATCaagaatctgaatgaatcatTGATCTTAATGAATAAATCTAAAGTAAAGTGAAGTGACGCAATCTTAAAATCTGAGATTCATTCATCTTCAAAGGTTCATGAGACTTTAAAAATTCGATTCGAGactcgaatcactcatcactaaAGATTGATGTGAATGAATCTTTACGAAGGATTCACGAAACACAACACTAACCTTCATTGTTGTCGCCCTCTGGGGAAGATTCACCGTCACCGTCGCTCATCGAACCGGACGAGCGCTTATCGCTCGACGATTGGCCCCGCGGGGCCGGTGTCGGTTTGCCCCTACCTCCCTCATCGCTTCTGCGAGACATTGGCGAGGGCTTCAGGATCGGACTCTTGGCCATCCCGGTACCGGAGGAAGAGGACGACTTCGGCCCCAACGGCGGTATGGGCGAGGTGCTCATATCGCTCAAACCACCGCTACGACCCGACGGTCCCAGGGAAAGCGTTTCATACTGGACCATCGTGCTGCCAGTGGTTGGCGATTTCGCTTTCGGGCCAATCATATCGTTCAGCAGCGTCGTCGAGGTGGACATGTTGGTCGGCCGGTACGGCGAGGTGGCGCTATGCTGCAGCAGTGGACTTCCCTTCAACCCTTGGCCCAGCTGAGCGCTGGCTGAACCGGTCGGTGCGGGCGATACCTGATCGTTGCTGTGCAGCGACAGATTGGAGACCGCTTTCTGCATCAACTCGTCGATTTCCAAATCCTCGCGTGGTGTAACGGCACCGCGGAACGCTACACCTCCATCCTGTCCCGAGTCCaactggcgctgctgctgctgcggcattTCGTCCTCATTCATGTCCGCGTCGGAAATGTTAATTTCCGGCGAGGTgttctcctgctgctgctgctgctgcaccaccgCCGGTTCCATGTCGTCAAAGTTGGCCTCAAATTTGGCATCGTCATCCAGCTCGCGGTCCTCGAACGAGGACGACTCCATGCGCGCCATCGGTGCCGCCGGCTTCTCGAACAGATCCTCCACCAGTATGATGTCGCGCAGGGCCGCATAGCGATCCTTTGCCTGCGAGATGACTTCCGTGATTTTGGTGTCGATCTTCGTGAGCGGCGGCCCGGTTGTGAGCGGGCTGGCGGAAGACCCACCGAAGCCGTGCATTGGCAGCGGGGAGCTGCCCACGTTCGCTGTCTCACCACCCATGAAGGCGGGCGACAGGCGATTCATTTCCGACGCCACTTCCTTCTGCAGATCGAGCGAATCGGCACGATCGTTCGGTCCGGTTCGTTGTTCCTGCTCCTGTTCGGGCGCAGCATCGACTGACCCCGCTCCTTCCGGGCCAATTTCCTGCTCAATAATCTCCCGGAACACGGCATACTTATCGACAACCGGTGCCGAGGACGGGTGCGATCCACTACCCCCCGTCGGCTGCAGATTGAGATGGTCGAAGTTGGCGACAAACGTACTGGTGCGATCGGCGCCCCGTGCCGGCCTTTCATCCTCCCCAAAGTTGTCGTCAAACTTGGCCACAAACATCGCATCGTTGCTGTCGTCAAAGTTCACCTTAAACACGGGCGACTCGCTCACACTGCCGTCCCGCCCGGCCGTATTGTCctggctgatgctgctgctcgtggcCCACGATAGGGCGGCCGAAGGTGGCGGGGCCGGTGCCGGCGCCGTCGGATACTTGCTGTTCTCGATGAACTCCGACAGATAGGTGGTCAGCTCGACGAGCGTCATCGTGCTCAGCTTGGACACGGGCACGTTCAGCTTGGCCGCCAGCTCGTCGATGCCGAGCGTTAGTAATTGACTGAGCGTAATGTCGGGCAGGAAGGACGAGGCAacggactgctgctgctgctgatgatggtgctgatcGAGCTCCTTGGCAAAGTGTCCCGTTCCGCTGCCGGTGGGCGATTTCGAGGACGGCGGTGGCGTCGGTTCGTCCAGATTGCGCGGATCCGTCTCGGACTGCTTGCGCGTGGTGCGCGTCGTTTTCGACGCGTCCTTCCTCTgcggcggtggcagcagcgtTGGAATATCGATCTTCCCGATCGGTGCCAGATAATCGTCCTCGTCGGTGCACTTTTTCTGCGGACGCCCCGGGCCAACCGTTTCGCCCGCGGTGCGGCCCACCTTGCGCGACGGTAGCGGCAGCGGAGGTGCATCCGAACCCGCCCGATCGCCACCCGAAGGTGGCCGGCTGCTATCATACTTGCTGCCAACGTAATCGTACCGCTCCCGGGGTCCATGCCCGGACAGGCTGCCCGAACCGGCCCCACCAGCGTTCGCATGGgccgaggacgacgacgacgatcgcGGCGACGGCCGAATGACGATGTCGGCGAACTGCTTCTTCGGAGGCAACGGCGGCGGTTCGATGTGCGAGCCCGAATCGGGCCGGGGCGGTGGCTCCGGTGCCATTTCCGTCTCGCTCAGCGAATCGCTCTCCTGCAGCCGGCGCATGTTTATGCT contains:
- the LOC120898313 gene encoding protein disabled isoform X1, which translates into the protein MRNSTRSSDRGLLRHRNEPGRFFGDGVSFKAKLIGILEVGEARGDRMCQEALQDLKMAIRAAGEHKQRITIHVTIDGLRLRDEKTGDSLYHHPVHKISFIAQDMTDSRAFGYIFGSPDSGHRFFGIKTDKAASQVVLAMRDLFQVVFELKKKEIELARQHIQSKITAHEHQAVSASLVAKSGGSTLDSSGGGGAGGSSSSYGKNHSSETALGALVAGGSSMGAGSSGAMKMVAGKSEKSPESVADLVDLEQELSCIQRGITQMERITPSEGPGKSVLDDDPFGDSFANIPPSYNLLPPPESSKRHQKQTHRSTENLPTMESSPNVSSTPPPMPAPPIPTQPSASAAAAAGGGATTLTGSSGSQPAGSNNNNSTSNNPPPSQGAAGGSTLTSSNSVQNDDWLNSPPNTSRFDPEPARYSDEPKNPEDTGKTPQPSAAAQPSSYTDVFTDLDPLGTGKIKPYIDKKFFFQELKNPPKKVLKDLSGKESTFNANFASEDGLLQQSVGGSASLNASNISTLASGSGDLFKASFDEAQSSMKNANSSAEAGSSGAGEGGGQAGGGAGTGMPLIESLVGGGSSAPSDPFMEDDDFSKLQLDPFEVHFSRNASPRNAGGQQEGGRPSDSEEPTNNKPPTEAKDGTVYNGPLQVNLPPESWASYISQKRLERQSSEASAAAQTGQTGGPNAHRNRPAASSVFKQNTVDVISSLSSSSKKMKPNLFGQKFSKRDSNSINMRRLQESDSLSETEMAPEPPPRPDSGSHIEPPPLPPKKQFADIVIRPSPRSSSSSSAHANAGGAGSGSLSGHGPRERYDYVGSKYDSSRPPSGGDRAGSDAPPLPLPSRKVGRTAGETVGPGRPQKKCTDEDDYLAPIGKIDIPTLLPPPQRKDASKTTRTTRKQSETDPRNLDEPTPPPSSKSPTGSGTGHFAKELDQHHHQQQQQSVASSFLPDITLSQLLTLGIDELAAKLNVPVSKLSTMTLVELTTYLSEFIENSKYPTAPAPAPPPSAALSWATSSSISQDNTAGRDGSVSESPVFKVNFDDSNDAMFVAKFDDNFGEDERPARGADRTSTFVANFDHLNLQPTGGSGSHPSSAPVVDKYAVFREIIEQEIGPEGAGSVDAAPEQEQEQRTGPNDRADSLDLQKEVASEMNRLSPAFMGGETANVGSSPLPMHGFGGSSASPLTTGPPLTKIDTKITEVISQAKDRYAALRDIILVEDLFEKPAAPMARMESSSFEDRELDDDAKFEANFDDMEPAVVQQQQQQENTSPEINISDADMNEDEMPQQQQRQLDSGQDGGVAFRGAVTPREDLEIDELMQKAVSNLSLHSNDQVSPAPTGSASAQLGQGLKGSPLLQHSATSPYRPTNMSTSTTLLNDMIGPKAKSPTTGSTMVQYETLSLGPSGRSGGLSDMSTSPIPPLGPKSSSSSGTGMAKSPILKPSPMSRRSDEGGRGKPTPAPRGQSSSDKRSSGSMSDGDGESSPEGDNNEEGKLSSMTPTNANESWAVFDQPEPPLHHPSKRQDMRHDTVRGDSGRRSGDKNGPDSPCSSDPKDEWTKADLRDYNRRWPSKGHTSSSSRDVSPWDEEGPDYRKRSSMHPSGGGGDPSMRHHHPTSGERYHHPRMPPRRINSNDEDYDEELVKERGQQRRRMKSGVGSRSRDNFEDEHWYHDHHAGPTWSSPTEDEDVRVPPGERGERGSRSFDRNAYERSTYGPPYEKREPKSLPPAYDRREYGKGYDKRKYYREREPSRGGSGGRYDYDPYGGDGGYGGRRGADYDEGVVYERPSRDSRAAREYFYERERKSFDRESNESYDSRERQRSFGSGDIYGSLDSRAEYRERDRYLSLDKSRSLRRGMRNAGSARLDQELDQDSEGDLIGGMMGGSGRSGGGLRDAGGNSLHRSSQNIGRGGGGGGSKQQQQMMMMLDDDVWGVTKGGGGGVGSAATMPWKRPSSATEQQEQRRYNEAAGRSGRGMGPVVGGTSLAGSDGEKDRRFRKKSRSRADRKEMEMRTNYATMRYPVRSKEDYFDFDAPEGGRVGAGVDDDDDEDDEDEVPAGKLTLLDDPLDEGPAYYGPGRRVPPGGPLPPGVGGAYYGKSSTPRQEGRSLNDALIAQEAKKMARYEYEEEALRRMKKSNSRDLYFEGGSGGGGGGSGYGSVTPPKSASQKQHSVAPAGRTPLDFEFEEYADPAGPPAGGDGFESDFNSPPTGGTGGGGPGGAGGRSDVPKSYRFSSDFSNEKERAHYAHDAPPPGGYHRPQQHYKAHASSGAGYADTGDYPQQAPASSSATPPPAHHHHQHHREQTAAVGSGSKLRFNENVTVSKFDAEATTMFEDDFAGRSDAEQDPDDGQQQQQQQGWSAARITTSPGPAAAPATSNNGSNKKILKTSSQAGHHQQQHQQQQQQLFNQDNIRKSDSINIFAKKVDDPFEDDDFFASSGGGGGRGDPFGGSGAGNSADAAHHGGGATATGAGAGGWDKNFANFDDNI
- the LOC120898313 gene encoding protein disabled isoform X2 — protein: MQTIRKKTSPLKYRNEPGRFFGDGVSFKAKLIGILEVGEARGDRMCQEALQDLKMAIRAAGEHKQRITIHVTIDGLRLRDEKTGDSLYHHPVHKISFIAQDMTDSRAFGYIFGSPDSGHRFFGIKTDKAASQVVLAMRDLFQVVFELKKKEIELARQHIQSKITAHEHQAVSASLVAKSGGSTLDSSGGGGAGGSSSSYGKNHSSETALGALVAGGSSMGAGSSGAMKMVAGKSEKSPESVADLVDLEQELSCIQRGITQMERITPSEGPGKSVLDDDPFGDSFANIPPSYNLLPPPESSKRHQKQTHRSTENLPTMESSPNVSSTPPPMPAPPIPTQPSASAAAAAGGGATTLTGSSGSQPAGSNNNNSTSNNPPPSQGAAGGSTLTSSNSVQNDDWLNSPPNTSRFDPEPARYSDEPKNPEDTGKTPQPSAAAQPSSYTDVFTDLDPLGTGKIKPYIDKKFFFQELKNPPKKVLKDLSGKESTFNANFASEDGLLQQSVGGSASLNASNISTLASGSGDLFKASFDEAQSSMKNANSSAEAGSSGAGEGGGQAGGGAGTGMPLIESLVGGGSSAPSDPFMEDDDFSKLQLDPFEVHFSRNASPRNAGGQQEGGRPSDSEEPTNNKPPTEAKDGTVYNGPLQVNLPPESWASYISQKRLERQSSEASAAAQTGQTGGPNAHRNRPAASSVFKQNTVDVISSLSSSSKKMKPNLFGQKFSKRDSNSINMRRLQESDSLSETEMAPEPPPRPDSGSHIEPPPLPPKKQFADIVIRPSPRSSSSSSAHANAGGAGSGSLSGHGPRERYDYVGSKYDSSRPPSGGDRAGSDAPPLPLPSRKVGRTAGETVGPGRPQKKCTDEDDYLAPIGKIDIPTLLPPPQRKDASKTTRTTRKQSETDPRNLDEPTPPPSSKSPTGSGTGHFAKELDQHHHQQQQQSVASSFLPDITLSQLLTLGIDELAAKLNVPVSKLSTMTLVELTTYLSEFIENSKYPTAPAPAPPPSAALSWATSSSISQDNTAGRDGSVSESPVFKVNFDDSNDAMFVAKFDDNFGEDERPARGADRTSTFVANFDHLNLQPTGGSGSHPSSAPVVDKYAVFREIIEQEIGPEGAGSVDAAPEQEQEQRTGPNDRADSLDLQKEVASEMNRLSPAFMGGETANVGSSPLPMHGFGGSSASPLTTGPPLTKIDTKITEVISQAKDRYAALRDIILVEDLFEKPAAPMARMESSSFEDRELDDDAKFEANFDDMEPAVVQQQQQQENTSPEINISDADMNEDEMPQQQQRQLDSGQDGGVAFRGAVTPREDLEIDELMQKAVSNLSLHSNDQVSPAPTGSASAQLGQGLKGSPLLQHSATSPYRPTNMSTSTTLLNDMIGPKAKSPTTGSTMVQYETLSLGPSGRSGGLSDMSTSPIPPLGPKSSSSSGTGMAKSPILKPSPMSRRSDEGGRGKPTPAPRGQSSSDKRSSGSMSDGDGESSPEGDNNEEGKLSSMTPTNANESWAVFDQPEPPLHHPSKRQDMRHDTVRGDSGRRSGDKNGPDSPCSSDPKDEWTKADLRDYNRRWPSKGHTSSSSRDVSPWDEEGPDYRKRSSMHPSGGGGDPSMRHHHPTSGERYHHPRMPPRRINSNDEDYDEELVKERGQQRRRMKSGVGSRSRDNFEDEHWYHDHHAGPTWSSPTEDEDVRVPPGERGERGSRSFDRNAYERSTYGPPYEKREPKSLPPAYDRREYGKGYDKRKYYREREPSRGGSGGRYDYDPYGGDGGYGGRRGADYDEGVVYERPSRDSRAAREYFYERERKSFDRESNESYDSRERQRSFGSGDIYGSLDSRAEYRERDRYLSLDKSRSLRRGMRNAGSARLDQELDQDSEGDLIGGMMGGSGRSGGGLRDAGGNSLHRSSQNIGRGGGGGGSKQQQQMMMMLDDDVWGVTKGGGGGVGSAATMPWKRPSSATEQQEQRRYNEAAGRSGRGMGPVVGGTSLAGSDGEKDRRFRKKSRSRADRKEMEMRTNYATMRYPVRSKEDYFDFDAPEGGRVGAGVDDDDDEDDEDEVPAGKLTLLDDPLDEGPAYYGPGRRVPPGGPLPPGVGGAYYGKSSTPRQEGRSLNDALIAQEAKKMARYEYEEEALRRMKKSNSRDLYFEGGSGGGGGGSGYGSVTPPKSASQKQHSVAPAGRTPLDFEFEEYADPAGPPAGGDGFESDFNSPPTGGTGGGGPGGAGGRSDVPKSYRFSSDFSNEKERAHYAHDAPPPGGYHRPQQHYKAHASSGAGYADTGDYPQQAPASSSATPPPAHHHHQHHREQTAAVGSGSKLRFNENVTVSKFDAEATTMFEDDFAGRSDAEQDPDDGQQQQQQQGWSAARITTSPGPAAAPATSNNGSNKKILKTSSQAGHHQQQHQQQQQQLFNQDNIRKSDSINIFAKKVDDPFEDDDFFASSGGGGGRGDPFGGSGAGNSADAAHHGGGATATGAGAGGWDKNFANFDDNI